The Eublepharis macularius isolate TG4126 chromosome 7, MPM_Emac_v1.0, whole genome shotgun sequence sequence tatcctggctgttttggacccaatcctggccattcagggccgaaattgagcccaaaatggcaaaagggggccgaaaatggttgaaaaggggcctaaaatggtcaggatcaggccgctgatgagtgggagagtgatccaccacccatcagaggccagatccaggatgtttcagccccaatccaggccaaaacgggccccaaatggccgagagtcaggtgggtggggccacctgacatgtgacctctttagggacctgccagaactgcgttcctgtgtgttacccctctaaatgagccctggCGGTGAGGTACAGAAACCCTTCTTCCAATTTCACTTCTTCCTTGTTAAACTCAAACCCAGGGTAATTTACTTTTGTCTGGGTTTTCTCTTAATGAATTTCTTCCTCAATAGCAGGAAATGGATGACtcactttctcttttctccaagcAGGCAAACCTAACCAATCGAAGGCAAGAACTAGGAAAGCGGAAACCAAGCATCATGGGCTCGCTCAATAATACCTTTGCACAGAGCCAGAGAAGTTTCTTCCATGAAAATTTAGAAATTAGAGTCTTCTCTATCTTCACAGCGGTGGTCTGCATTTTTGGACTAGTGGGGAATGCAATCGTCATTTGGCTTCTTGGCTTCGGCATGAAGAAAAATCCTTTCACCACCTACATCCTAAACTTGGCTGTCAGTGACTTCGGAGTCCTGCTGTCCTTTCTATCTATTATACCTTTATTTATCACAGAAAACTTTTTTTCAAAGACTGTTCTTTATTGCATCTCTACTGAGCTTTTCCAGTTCACCTACAGCACTAGTCAGTTTCTACTGACAGCCATCAGTATGGACCGGTGTGTGGCTCTGCTCTTCCCAGTTTGGTATCGATTCCACCGACGGCGGAGTTCGCCTACCCTTGTCTGTGCTCTAATGTGGTTCCTCTCCTTGCTGATCACTGcagttttgtgtatttttaactGCACTGAGATAATTCGCTCCAATTTTCGAGTGCACTATCAGTTGATGGTGAATGCCGTGCTTTGCCCTCCACTCATGATTATCTCCTCTCTGATCCTATTCGTCAAGGTCTGTGTTACGTCGCAACAGCATTTGCACAGAAAAGTATTGATGgtcctccttctttctctccttttctttctcctttttgctTTACCGCTGAATGTCCTTTACATCGTTCATGACCTTTGCGGCTATCCTTCATATGTAGAATATTGTGGATTCCTCTTTGCTTGTCTAAATAGCAGCATTAACCCAATAATTTATTTTCTCGTTGGGAGGCAAAGGAATTGTCAGTCTAATAAAAGCATGAAGGTCATCCTTCAGAGGATTTTCGGGGAGGAAGAACATCAGGAGAAAGAAACGGTGTCAACGCTTCAAACCCAGATGTGATACCTTCACGAGGACCCGAAGTGTTCTTAGATGAGCTCGCATTCATTTGAACGACTGTGTAAAAAAAAGTGTTAGCGTCTTTTGGCTTCTGTTAGGTTTATTAATACAGATTCTATCATGAGAATGTATGGAGATGGTCTCTCGTTGCCTTTGAAGAGGAGTGCTGCCGTGATAGAAGGCTATGTGTTGTATTGGAGGGATGGAGTTACTGCAACCCACATTTTAGTAATCCCTCATCATCACTGCGTGCAGCCATTAGCAAAAGTAATTCATTTCATGAAGTTTTAACAagaaacctggtggaactctctgttgagagccagtttggtgaagtggttaagaatgcaggactctaatctggagaactgggtttgattccccactcctccacttgaagccagtggagtgacacagctctctcagagctcattcagtaccacccatctcacaggattttttgttgtggggtaataataacatactttgtaaatcactcagagtgggcattaaattttcctgaagggtggtatctaaattgaatgttgtagtagttgttgttatctgggcccaccaagatcttatatcctttcggcaggcctgtcagacagagatgttccaccaggcatatggttgaggcctgtCTTAGGTTGCTTGGAAGCCTTCCTACCGGTCTCCTGCCAGGAAGGCATCTTCCCCCTTACATATGAAATCACTGAAATGATATCAACTGCACCTCACtcctcctttttgtttttgtttatattgTGACTGGGGAGAATGGAGGGGGCCACCAGCTGAGACTTTGATTGTATATGTATTGTcgtcttttgttttaaatgtatttaaatgttttatatttgtacTAATTATattattgtaccctgccctgagcccactcacagggagggagggctaaaaatcaattgatcgaacgaacaaacgaacgaacgaatgaacaaacgaacaaacaaacaaaaacaaaagggccTCCCTCCAAAATCCATCACACTTTGTTTTGGCCTGTTGTTCTGCAAAATGATTTGAAAATATATCCAAATAGACACCATTCATGAGTTCAGCAGACGGTAAAAATAAGTTATTACTAGCCAGCAGCCCCTTTGAATGTTATGGTGCCCCTGTGAATTGGCTATTCTGTAAGGTGCCTCAAGAAATTTTATTTGGCCACTGTGGCTGGGATGATATGCAGAGTTAACAATGAAGCTTCCTCACTGATTTGGGTGTAGAGTAGAGATGGCCACAgaacaaaaaaacagaaaatgctctgtggtttgttaatttccatggaacacggaacacgaacttaacaaactcacccaatttctgaaCCAGTTCGAGGTACAGGGTTTGGGGTGGCaggacagcccccttcatgctcagagaaaaaagcaccctttttccaaaccccccccccagtccccagTGAGTAagtaaaacaagaaagcaagagaaaagaaaaaaggcttttcatgtccttttccagcagccagaaatgcaggccaaagatccaagttccagttccaatcccaacaccacagccagccaccaagctctcatccctctcccactctagagaaactgaaaccaggaatcacacggcttcccctatttatggaaaaagccaagagattgaacaacacaggagcactctggttggcagaaaaacctgcctaacatggttttggaaggaagagattggtgttaccatggctgctgaaggcccatctcctcagttgccttggagattctaaccctccctcccttttcctggctggataggccagagtgggagctctctagtggGCAGGGGCAGCTTCCAATCAaacctggaggcctcagattgggggcaagctaaagactgccaccattgcctgggtggAGGAGTATTTGGCGCTAAAAGTGTCCAAAGCAGCAAaggaacggtaagaaaagtttgtttggttcggaaAAACGCGGTCCCATGGAACACATGGTTCTTTGACTACAAACTGGCcgttccatacggaattttgttccatagttcgttttgtgcccatctctagtgtagagCATCAAAGTGAAGCTA is a genomic window containing:
- the LOC129333987 gene encoding mas-related G-protein coupled receptor member H-like, which gives rise to MDDSLSLFSKQANLTNRRQELGKRKPSIMGSLNNTFAQSQRSFFHENLEIRVFSIFTAVVCIFGLVGNAIVIWLLGFGMKKNPFTTYILNLAVSDFGVLLSFLSIIPLFITENFFSKTVLYCISTELFQFTYSTSQFLLTAISMDRCVALLFPVWYRFHRRRSSPTLVCALMWFLSLLITAVLCIFNCTEIIRSNFRVHYQLMVNAVLCPPLMIISSLILFVKVCVTSQQHLHRKVLMVLLLSLLFFLLFALPLNVLYIVHDLCGYPSYVEYCGFLFACLNSSINPIIYFLVGRQRNCQSNKSMKVILQRIFGEEEHQEKETVSTLQTQM